The proteins below come from a single Crossiella sp. CA-258035 genomic window:
- a CDS encoding acetylornithine transaminase, with protein sequence MTDNLTSHLASNVDGQRRWQASFMDNYGTPALALVRGEGTHVWDADGNRYLDLLSGIAVNALGHAHPAIVEAVSTQVATLGHVSNFYLAEPTLELAELLLNLTGIAEQGRVLFCNSGAEANEAAFKISRLTGRTKVVATEGGFHGRTMGALALTGQPAKREPFAPMPPGVVHVPYGDTAALESIVDDQTAAVFLEPIQGEQGVRVPPEGYLQAAREITSRHGALLVLDEVQTGLGRTGSWFAFQQAGITPDVVTLAKGLGGGLPLGACLAFGEAADLLKPGLHGTTFGGNPVCCAAGLAVLRTIAAEGLVEHAGALGKELATGIEDLHHPLVRGVRGAGLLQAILLNQPVSAAVATAARDAGFLVNNVQPDAIRLAPPLVLTEADAHEFVTALPALLDAAVEETR encoded by the coding sequence ATGACCGACAACCTCACCAGCCACCTCGCCTCCAATGTGGACGGTCAGCGCCGGTGGCAGGCCAGCTTCATGGACAACTACGGCACCCCGGCGCTGGCCCTGGTCCGCGGCGAGGGCACGCACGTCTGGGACGCCGACGGCAACCGCTACCTCGACCTGCTCAGCGGGATCGCGGTCAACGCGCTCGGCCACGCCCACCCGGCCATCGTGGAGGCGGTCAGCACCCAGGTCGCCACCCTGGGCCACGTGTCCAACTTCTACCTGGCCGAGCCCACCCTGGAGCTGGCCGAGCTGCTGCTCAACCTGACCGGCATCGCCGAGCAGGGCCGGGTGCTGTTCTGCAACTCCGGCGCCGAGGCCAACGAGGCCGCGTTCAAGATCAGCCGGTTGACCGGGCGCACCAAGGTGGTCGCCACCGAGGGCGGCTTCCACGGCCGCACCATGGGCGCGCTCGCGCTCACCGGCCAGCCGGCCAAGCGGGAGCCGTTCGCGCCCATGCCGCCCGGCGTGGTGCACGTGCCCTACGGCGACACCGCCGCGCTGGAGTCCATTGTGGACGATCAGACCGCCGCGGTGTTCCTGGAGCCGATCCAGGGCGAGCAGGGCGTGCGGGTGCCGCCGGAGGGCTACCTGCAGGCCGCGCGGGAGATCACCAGCAGGCACGGCGCGCTGCTGGTGCTGGACGAGGTGCAGACCGGCCTCGGCCGCACCGGCAGCTGGTTCGCCTTCCAGCAGGCCGGCATCACCCCGGACGTGGTCACCCTGGCCAAGGGCCTCGGCGGCGGCCTGCCGCTGGGCGCCTGCCTGGCCTTCGGCGAGGCGGCCGACCTGCTCAAGCCCGGCCTGCACGGCACCACCTTCGGCGGCAACCCGGTCTGCTGCGCGGCCGGCCTGGCCGTGCTGCGCACCATCGCCGCCGAGGGCCTGGTGGAGCACGCGGGCGCGCTCGGCAAGGAGCTGGCCACCGGCATCGAGGACCTGCACCACCCGCTGGTCCGCGGCGTCCGCGGCGCGGGCCTGCTCCAGGCGATCCTGCTCAACCAGCCGGTCTCGGCCGCGGTGGCCACCGCCGCCCGCGACGCCGGGTTCCTGGTCAACAACGTGCAGCCGGACGCGATCCGGCTGGCCCCGCCGCTGGTGCTCACCGAGGCCGACGCGCACGAGTTCGTCACCGCCCTGCCCGCCCTGCTGGACGCCGCTGTGGAGGAGACCAGATGA
- the argF gene encoding ornithine carbamoyltransferase, with amino-acid sequence MTLRHFLRDDDLTPDEQEHLLDLADALKADPLANRAMAGPKTAAVIFEKNSTRTRLSFEVGIAQLGGHAVVVDGRTMQLGREETIEDTSRVLSRYVDVVVWRTFAHARIEAMASSASVPVINALTDEFHPCQVLADLQTIRERFGRLAGLTLTYLGDGANNMAHSLLVGGATAGMHVRIASPNRFHPLPWILDSAKQRAAETGGSVALVSEVDAAVDGAEVLVTDTWTSMGQENDGKDRVGPFRPYQVNDALLARTGVDSIVLHCLPAHRGWEVTDEVIDGPASAVWDEAENRLHAQKALLVWLLEQTG; translated from the coding sequence ATGACCCTGCGCCACTTCCTGCGTGATGACGACCTGACCCCCGACGAGCAGGAGCACCTGCTCGACCTGGCCGACGCGCTCAAGGCCGACCCGTTGGCCAACAGGGCGATGGCCGGCCCGAAGACCGCCGCGGTGATCTTCGAGAAGAACTCCACCCGCACCAGGCTCTCCTTCGAGGTGGGCATCGCCCAGCTCGGCGGGCACGCGGTGGTGGTGGACGGCCGCACCATGCAGCTGGGCCGCGAGGAGACCATCGAGGACACCTCCCGGGTGCTCTCCCGCTACGTGGACGTGGTGGTGTGGCGGACCTTCGCGCACGCCCGGATCGAGGCGATGGCCTCCTCGGCGAGCGTGCCGGTGATCAACGCGCTCACCGACGAGTTCCACCCCTGCCAGGTGCTGGCCGACCTGCAGACCATCCGGGAGCGCTTCGGCAGGCTGGCCGGGCTGACCCTGACCTACCTCGGCGACGGCGCGAACAACATGGCGCACTCGCTGCTGGTCGGCGGCGCCACCGCGGGCATGCACGTGCGGATCGCCTCGCCGAACCGGTTCCACCCGCTGCCCTGGATCCTGGACTCGGCCAAGCAGCGGGCCGCCGAGACCGGCGGTTCGGTGGCGCTGGTCTCCGAGGTGGACGCGGCCGTGGACGGCGCGGAGGTGCTGGTCACCGACACCTGGACCTCGATGGGCCAGGAGAACGACGGCAAGGACCGGGTCGGCCCGTTCCGGCCCTACCAGGTCAACGACGCCCTGCTGGCGCGCACCGGGGTGGACAGCATCGTGCTGCACTGCCTGCCGGCGCACCGCGGCTGGGAGGTCACCGACGAGGTCATCGACGGACCGGCCAGCGCGGTGTGGGACGAGGCGGAGAACCGCCTGCACGCGCAGAAGGCGCTGCTGGTCTGGTTGCTGGAGCAGACGGGCTGA
- a CDS encoding arginine repressor: protein MTQSTAATRVARQARIAELVRERAIRSQTELVKLLAVEGIEATQATLSRDLDELGAVKLRGADGGAPVYVIPEDGSPVRGVEGGTSRLVKVLGELLVSTDASGNLAVLRTPPGAAQFLASAIDRAALNDVVGTIAGDDTLLIVAREPLTGAQLAARFTEMAGGTAHAHYQGEAP, encoded by the coding sequence ATGACGCAGAGCACCGCGGCCACCAGGGTCGCCCGACAGGCCAGGATCGCCGAGCTCGTGCGCGAGCGCGCCATCCGCAGTCAGACCGAGCTGGTCAAGCTGCTCGCGGTCGAGGGCATCGAGGCCACCCAGGCCACGCTGTCCAGGGACCTGGACGAGCTGGGCGCGGTCAAGCTGCGCGGCGCGGACGGCGGTGCGCCGGTGTACGTCATCCCCGAGGACGGCAGCCCGGTGCGCGGCGTCGAGGGCGGCACCTCCCGGCTGGTCAAGGTGCTTGGCGAACTGCTGGTCTCCACCGACGCCTCCGGCAACCTCGCCGTGCTGCGCACCCCGCCCGGCGCCGCCCAGTTCCTGGCCAGCGCGATCGACCGGGCCGCGCTCAACGACGTGGTCGGCACCATCGCCGGTGACGACACCCTGCTGATAGTGGCCAGGGAACCGCTCACCGGCGCCCAGTTGGCCGCCCGCTTCACCGAGATGGCAGGCGGCACCGCGCACGCCCACTACCAGGGGGAAGCCCCATGA
- a CDS encoding argininosuccinate synthase domain-containing protein, with amino-acid sequence MTGRVVLACAPALDLPAAIDGLTGSEVVAVAVDLGQGGVHLAATREQALAAGAVAAVATDAREELAQHYCLPALLANALTPVLSRPLLARHLVTAARQHGATTIAHHRADPAFATEITALAPDLDVITWPEHPTPQAEQSIWRRRPARIPSQTGPRDPDELTLTFDQGVPVAIDGETVTVLQAIQELNRRAGAHGVGRIHQAPGATTLITAHQALEHAVLEPDLAEFKREVERRWTELVQDGRWFSPLKDALDDFVLGTQEQVSGEVRLVLHGGRAVIDQAQLWDFEKQGV; translated from the coding sequence ATGACCGGGCGGGTGGTGCTGGCCTGCGCGCCAGCACTGGACCTCCCGGCGGCCATCGACGGGCTCACCGGGTCCGAGGTGGTCGCGGTCGCCGTCGACCTCGGCCAGGGCGGCGTGCACCTGGCCGCCACCAGGGAGCAGGCGCTGGCCGCGGGCGCGGTGGCCGCGGTGGCCACCGACGCGCGCGAGGAGCTGGCCCAGCACTACTGCCTGCCCGCGCTGCTGGCCAACGCGCTCACCCCGGTCCTGTCCCGCCCGCTGCTGGCCAGGCACCTGGTGACCGCGGCCCGGCAGCACGGCGCCACCACCATCGCGCACCACCGCGCGGACCCGGCCTTCGCCACCGAGATCACCGCGCTCGCCCCGGACCTCGACGTCATCACCTGGCCCGAGCACCCCACACCCCAGGCCGAGCAGAGCATCTGGCGCCGCCGCCCGGCCCGCATCCCCAGCCAGACCGGGCCGAGGGACCCCGACGAACTGACCCTCACCTTCGACCAGGGTGTGCCGGTGGCCATCGACGGCGAGACCGTCACGGTGCTGCAGGCCATCCAGGAGCTCAACCGCCGGGCGGGCGCGCACGGCGTCGGCCGGATCCACCAGGCCCCCGGCGCGACCACTCTGATCACCGCGCACCAGGCGCTGGAGCACGCGGTGCTGGAGCCCGACCTGGCCGAGTTCAAGCGGGAGGTGGAGCGGCGCTGGACCGAGCTGGTGCAGGACGGCCGCTGGTTCTCCCCGCTCAAGGACGCCCTGGACGATTTTGTGCTGGGCACCCAGGAACAGGTCAGCGGCGAGGTCCGGCTGGTGCTGCATGGCGGCCGCGCGGTGATCGACCAAGCCCAGTTGTGGGACTTCGAGAAGCAGGGAGTATGA